A section of the Nitrospirota bacterium genome encodes:
- a CDS encoding AbrB/MazE/SpoVT family DNA-binding domain-containing protein has protein sequence MKAITMSAKGQIAIPKEVRDTLNIKEGDQFIIEIAEGGRIILEPAVNIPRSQAWFWAPEVQDKIKEAEKNYKKGKFKRYEDADNLIKDLEKRG, from the coding sequence ATGAAAGCGATTACGATGTCAGCGAAGGGTCAAATAGCAATACCCAAAGAAGTAAGGGATACTTTGAACATTAAAGAGGGTGATCAATTTATTATTGAGATTGCAGAAGGTGGAAGAATTATCCTTGAACCGGCCGTAAATATTCCACGGTCTCAAGCATGGTTCTGGGCGCCAGAGGTACAGGATAAAATAAAAGAGGCAGAGAAAAATTACAAGAAGGGTAAATTTAAAAGATATGAAGATGCGGATAACCTGATTAAAGATCTT